One genomic region from Calypte anna isolate BGI_N300 chromosome 8, bCalAnn1_v1.p, whole genome shotgun sequence encodes:
- the SLC5A9 gene encoding sodium/glucose cotransporter 4: MILPTPATTELPVLPRDTTAVFGVADIIVVVLYFAFVLFVGIWSSIRSSRGTVGGYFLAGRSMTWWPIGASLMSSNVGSGLFIGLAGTGAAGGLAVGGFEWNATWTLVALGWIFVPVYIAAGVVTMPEYLQKRFGGQRIQIYMSILSLILYIFTRISTDIFSGALFIQISLGWNLYLSTVVLLAVTAVYTIAGGLTAVIYTDALQTLIMVLGALILMFIGFQKVGWYEGLQEKYSTAIPKITVPNTTCHLPREDAFHMFRDPITGDIPWPGLIFGLTVLALWSWCTDQVIVQRSLSAKNLSHAKGGSVVGGYLKILPMFFIVMPGMISRALYPDEVGCVDPDICTRVCGVAVGCSNIAYPKLVIEVMPDGLRGLMIAVMMAALMSSLTSIFNSSSTLFVIDIWQRIRRKASEQELMIVSRVFILILVVISILWIPIVQSANSGKLFDYMQSITSYLSPPITALFVLAVFCKRINEPGAFWGLMVGLALGLIRMGMEFIYSAPTCGEEDRRPAMLKDLHYLYFALILCIISAIVIVLISLCTPPIPEEKLACLTWWTRHRKAAAIDLKTFKSEAAQIDSANGERDLVESADPGSREEPAAKIPCWKMLYFWFCGLSTTPAPTLSQEEKAALEQRLTSIEEKPLWKTVCDVNAVVLLTVNVFLWAYFS; this comes from the exons ATGATCCTCCCAACTCCAGCCACCACGGAGCTGCCCGTGCTGCCAAGGGACACGACAGCAGTCTTTGGGGTGGCAGACATCATCGTTGTGGTTTTGTACTTTGCTTTTGTCCTCTTCGTCGGGATATGG TCTTCCATACGCTCCAGCCGAGGGACTGTTGGAGGCTACTTCCTGGCGGGACGATCCATGACGTGGTGGCCT ATTGGAGCATCCCTGATGTCAAGCAACGTGGGCAGTGGATTATTCATTGGCCTGGCTGGGACTGGAGCAGCTGGGGGCCTTGCTGTTGGGGGCTTTGAGTGGAAT GCTACCTGGACACTTGTGGCTCTGGGCTGGATTTTTGTGCCTGTTTACATCGCAGCAGGAGTGGTGACCATGCCCGAGTACCTGCAGAAGAGATTTGGAGGGCAGAGGATACAAATCTACATGTCTATACTGTCCCTCATTCTCTATATATTCACCAGGATATCT acAGACATTTTTTCTGGAGCGTTGTTCATCCAAATCTCTTTGGGCTGGAACCTCTACTTGTCCACTGTGGTCTTGCTAGCAGTGACTGCTGTCTACACCATAGCTG GTGGTTTAACTGCTGTGATATACACAGATGCACTACAGACCCTGATCATGGTGCTGGGAGCTTTGATCCTCATGTTCATAG gatTTCAAAAAGTTGGATGGTATGAAGGACTTCAGGAGAAATACAGCACAGCAATACCAAAGATCACAGTCCCAAACACAACCTGTCACCTCCCACGTGAGGATGCTTTTCATATGTTCAGGGATCCAATCACAGGAGATATTCCTTGGCCTGGCCTTATATTTGGCCTCACTGTGCTGGCTCTTTGGAGTTGGTGCACTGACCAG GTGATAGTCCAGAGGTCTCTCTCTGCCAAAAATCTCTCCCATGCCAAAGGTGGATCCGTGGTAGGAGGGTATCTGAAAATCTTGCCTATGTTTTTCATCGTCATGCCAGGAATGATCAGCAGAGCTCTTTACCCAG atGAAGTGGGCTGTGTAGACCCTGACATCTGTACAAGGGTCTGTGGAGTTGCAGTGGGTTGTTCCAACATTGCCTACCCCAAACTGGTGATAGAAGTCATGCCTGATG GGCTCCGGGGTTTGATGATTGCTGTGATGATGGCAGCTTTGATGAGTTCTCTCACCTCCAttttcaacagcagcagcactctcTTCGTTATAGACATCTGGCAGCGGATCCGCAGAAAGGCTTCGGAGCAGGAGCTGATGATTGTGAGCAG AGTCTTCATCCTCATCCTTGTAGTCATCAGTATTCTTTGGATCCCGATTGTTCAATCAGCCAACAGTGGGAAGCTCTTTGACTACATGCAGTCCATAACCAGCTACCTGTCCCCACCCATCACAGCCCTCTTTGTCTTGGCAGTCTTCTGCAAGAGGATCAATGAGCCG GGTGCTTTCTGGGGCCTCATGGTTGGGCTGGCTCTGGGTCTCATTCGAATGGGCATGGAGTTTATTTATAGTGCCCCAACTTGTGGTGAGGAGGACAGAAGACCAGCTATGCTAAAGGACTTGCACTACCTCTACTTTGCCCTTATCCTCTGTATCATCTCTGCTATTGTCATTGTCCTCATCAGTCTCTGCACCCCAccgatccctgaagaaaag CTGGCTTGCCTGACCTGGTGGAcaagacacagaaaagcagctgccATTGACCTGAAAACTTTCAAGAGTGAAGCAGCACAGATTGATTCAGCCAACGGAGAAAGGGACTTGGTTGAAAGTGCAGAtccaggcagcagggaggagccAG CAGCCAAGATTCCCTGCTGGAAAATGCTGTACTTTTGGTTCTGTGGTCTGTCCACTACTCCTGCTCCCACCCTTTCCCAGGAGGAGAAAGCTGCCCTGGAGCAGAGACTGACCAGCATCGAGGAAAAGCCCCTGTGGAAGACTGTTTGTGATGTTAATGCTGTTGTCCTGCTGACTGTGAATGTCTTTCTGTGGGCATATTTCAGCTGA